The following DNA comes from Bacillota bacterium.
CGACCCCCAGGAGGGGTCCTCCCCGTTCAGCGCCGCCTGGGCCGCCCGCACCGATTCGGGGGTGGCCGGCCGGTTGATGAAGCCGTTCAAGACCGGTTCGAACTGGTACTTGCCGTGCGACCGGTCATAGATCACGCTGGCGATGGTGTTGGGGAAAAGGTGGGATTTGACTCGGTTCAGCACCACGGCGCCGACGGCAACCTTAACTATGAAAGGCTGGCAATCCGCCTCGGAAGTGATCAACCGGGCCAACAGGTCAAAGTCCCGGGCCGATACCAACCAGCGGCTGGGGGCCGCACCTGCTTGGGCTCCCCCAACCGGAACCCTTAGAATCTGTCCGGGATGGATTTCGGCTTTGGTGAGACCATTTAGGCGCATTAGTTCGCGGTAGTCGGTTCCGTAGCGCTGGGCGATTTTGAACAGGGAGTCTCCGGGACGCACGGTGTAGGTGTTCCGGCCCGGTATGGTCAGGGTCTGTCCCGGGCGGA
Coding sequences within:
- a CDS encoding LysM peptidoglycan-binding domain-containing protein; translation: MQKRLILAALCSCIIVLFSAGTAFAATHTVQAGESLFKIAQRYGVSTADLIAANGLGNRTEIRPGQTLTIPGRNTYTVRPGDSLFKIAQRYGTDYRELMRLNGLTKAEIHPGQILRVPVGGAQAGAAPSRWLVSARDFDLLARLITSEADCQPFIVKVAVGAVVLNRVKSHLFPNTIASVIYDRSHGKYQFEPVLNGFINRPATPESVRAAQAALNGEDPSWGSLFFFEPWVTNRFLHTLPVARDLGAFRFAYPR